The DNA region TTTCCGgaatttccttttaaattaaCCATGTGGTTCATGCCTctgaaatttcaaaacaaatcttaactacaaaacatatttgaattaaactacaaaataaaacaatactattTAATATACTGGAAAGTACATGGGTTGCATctaaaaagtaattataaataaCAACAAAGGGGAGGATCATTACATATTGAGGTCTAATTTTACAATAATTTGAGGGAAATCAATTCATCATATTCCCTAAAGCTAAATAATATTgctttattttgtcttttttttgtttcataaattgttttttttttggttttcaaggTAACCTTATTACTTATGTGCCcatttaattcatattaattaagataactactatatatattagtttccttttgtatactatatatctaaaCATGATTATTTTTTGGTGTTGTAATTGAGTAAAAATTAGGTGAGAATTTCAAAACCACAATCTTTGTGAAACATAGTGAAACATATCCACTATAAGGTTTCACTTGTGAACACTAAAGACTTGTCTTCGAACATGTGTATCTCTATGTTGACTTATGCATTTACTATCTAAATTAGAGGAAGCATATAGTTATAATTAAGAATATTTTCATTTCACTATATctattttaataactaaattgtttctaaataatgttttttttttcttttaaagaattCGCCACCTAAAGAAGCCAATGTAGTTAGCCTGTTTAAATggttattttctacaaaattatactaaaaaCCATATTATTAAATCTTGTATTATCATGTTCTCTCtcctcaaaaattaatttattttgatagttgaaaaatagtttagagtttaagcaTATAGAGAGCCAAAATACCATCAAAACTCTAGAAATTGGTAGATTACCCCTGACTTCAAGAGAGAGCGAGAAAGGTAGCTATTTGGCTTAGACGGTAGATGATTTGAAAGAATACTATTAAGGAAAAATAAAACTGTATACTTTAGACTAATCTGATCAGTTTTTTCCATGACTTAAGAGTCCACCAGTTATATGTTATTAATAATGTTAGTCTCATCGGTTTCTGCTTTGTAGTATTTGAAAACAGGTAATTAAGTTTCACATAAAAGTACAAAGAGGTTTCTATGGCTTATtttctttcaatataaatagacaAAGGATTGTACAATATGTTCATCAATCAAAATACAAACTCGATAAAGACtcatatatttgaagaaatatatcttctttttccCTTTTCTCATAATGTCTATTAAACATGTCTGGTTCCTAATGGTGGTTGTGGGTTTTGTAGTCTCTGCCAATGCTCAACTGCCGCAGTTTCCCATCCCATTTCCTTTTCCACTCCCATTCCAACCAAGTCCCGGTATTCCAGGATTACCTGATGTAGCAAAATGTTGGTCTTCAGTGATGAATGTTCCAGGATGCATTATAGAGATTTATACATCCATACTCACAGGAAAATTCGGACATATAGGCCCCGCTTGTTGCAAAGCATTCTTGGAAGCCGAAGCCAATTGCTTGCCGAAAGTTCCAATCTATCCACTTTTTCCTCTCAAAGAACAATGTTCAAGAGTTGGTAGCGCAGCTCCTCCTAccacaaaatagattttacattAATAGAAGTAATAGATATGTTGTTTTTATTTCACAgctgattttcatattttagctAAATTCTACGGTGTTACACTCCAAACATATGATTCTATAAAAAGCATTTTAGAAGTAATAAATTTCCggaatttcattttaaattaaccATGTGGTTCATGCCTctgaaatttcaaaacaaatctTAACTACAAAACATACTTGaattaaactacaaaataaaacaatactatttaatatattggaAAGTACATGGGTTGCATctaaaaagtaattataaataaCAACAAAGGGGAGGATCATTACATATTGAGGTCTAATTTTACAACAATTTGAGGGAAATCAATTCATCATATTCCCTAAAGCTAAATAATATTgctttattttgtctttttgtttcataattttttttttttggttttcaaggTATGTGTTCATTTAACTCATATTAATTAAGAtaactactatatatattagtttccttttgtatactatatatctaaaCATGATTATTTTTTGGTGTTGTAATTGAGTAAAAATTAGGTGAGAATTTCAAACCACAATCTTTGTGAAACATAGTGAAACATATCTACTATAAGGTTTCACTTGTGAACACTAAAGACTTGTCTTGGAACATGTGTATCTCTATGTTGACTTATGCATTTACTATCTAAATTAGAGGAAGCATATAGTTATATTGAAGAATATTTTCATTTCACTATATctattttaataactaaattgtttctaaataatgtttttttccttttaaagaaTTCGCCACCTAAAGAAGCCAATGTAGTTAGCCTGTTTAAATggttattttctacaaaattatactcaaatcatattattaaatgttGTATTATCATGTTCTCTCTcctcaaaaaataatttattttgataattaaaaaatattttagagttTAAGCATATAGAGAGCCAAAATAGCAACAAGACTCTAGAAATTGGTAGATTACCCCTCGCTTCAAAAGAGAGCGAGAAAGTTAGCTATTTAGCTTAGACGGGAGATGATTTGAAACAATAGTATTGACGCAAAACAAAACTGTATACTTTAGACTAATCTGATCAGTTTTTTTCATGACTTAAAAGTCCAccagttatatttaataatgttagTCTCATCGGTTTCTGCtttgtattatttgaaaacaggtAAATAAGTTTCACATAAAAGTACAAAGACGTTTCTATGGCTTATTTCCtttcaatataaatagaaaaaggattgtacaatatgttcatcaatcaaaatacaaactcgataaagactcatatatttgaagaaatatatcttctttttccCTTTTCTCATAATGTCTATTAAACATGTCTGGTTCCTAATGGTGGTTGTGGGTTTTGTAGTCTCTGCCAATGCTCAACTGCCCCAGTTTCCCATCCCATTTCCTTTTCCACTCCCATTCCAACCAAGTCCCGGTATTCCAGGATTACCTGATGTAGCAAAATGTTGGTCTTCAGTGATGAATGTTCCAGGATGCATTATAGAGATTTATACATCCATACTCACAGGAAAATTCGGACATATAGGCCCCGCTTGTTGCAAAGTATTCTTGGAAGCCGAAGCCAATTGCTTGCCGAAAGTTCCAATCTATCCACTTTTTCCTCTCAAAGAACAATGTTAAAGAGTTGGTAGCGCAGCCCCTCCTAccacaaaatagattttacattAATAGAAGTAATGGATATGTCGTTTTTATTTCACAactgattttcatattttagataaaaatattacgGTGTTACACTCCAAACAAATGATTCTATAAAAAGCATTTTAGAAGTAATAAATTTCCGgaatttccttttaaattaaCCATGTGGTTCATGCCTctgaaatttcaaaacaaatctTAACTACAAAACATACTTGaattaaactacaaaataaaacaatactattTAATATACTGGAAAGTACATGGGTTGCATctaaaaagtaattataaataacaacaaaagGAGAGGATCATTACATATTGAGGTCTAATTTTACAATAATTTGAGGGAAATCAATTCATCATATTCCCTAAAGCTAAATAATATTgctttattttgtctttttttgtttcataaattgttttttttttttggttttcaaggTAACCTTATTACTTATATTTAACTCATATTAATTAAGAtaactactatatatattagtttccttttgtatactatatatctaaaCATGATTATTTTTTGGTGTTGTAATTGAGTAAAAATTAGGTGAGAATTTCAAAACCACAATCTTTGTGAAACATAGTGAAACATATCCACTATAAGGTTTCACTTGTGAACACTAAAGACTTGTCTTGGAACATGTGTATCTCTATGTCGACTTATGCATTTACTATCTAAATTAGAGGAAGCATATAGTTATAATTAAGAATATTTTCATTTCACTATATctattttaataactaaattgttTCTATATTGAACCCCAGTACTCATCTCCCCCCACCAAAGATCACGCATATTAATCCAAACAATCTCCCCGATATGAAAAATTATGGTCACCAAATCAAGATTGATTCTCAAATCACACCGAAATATCCACATTTGCTATCACTTTCTATTGCTTCTTCTCTTACGCAAAGATAAGAAAAGGCTTAATTTGGTTTTCTTCTGTATCCTTAATGGCGCAGGGTCAGTTGGTTGGGTTCTCTGGAATTGGTACCAATGGTGAAGGGACTCGAAAGAGACTGAAGATTTCGGTGCCCCATTTTGACAACTCGGCCTTCATCAAGAGCTTCTCAAAGACTCTTATAGGGAGGTGCATGAACCCACCTGAGCAGGACATGAAGGCACTGTTTCAGAACCTGCCGAAGATATGGAAATTGGAAAACATGGTAACTGGATCGGACTTGGGTTTTGGCAGGTTCCAGTTTGTGTTTGAAAGGGAGGAAGATATCGAAGTGGTGTTGAGGAATCAACCTTACCATTTTGATTACTGGATGCTAGCATTGGCTCGCTGGCAACCTATGAAGGATCAAAGCTTCCCTTCGGAGATACCATTTTGGATAAGACCGGTGGGGGTTCCAATGGAGCTTCGTACAGCTCCCACTTTGGAGAGCATTGGGGGTGCTATAGGCAGGATACTTGGGGTTGATGCGGAGAATGGGAGGGTTCAGGTGGTGGTCGATAGCTCCAAGGAGCTTTGTTTTGAAACAAGTATGGACTTTAAAGGGGGTGAATTCTATCCTAGTGTCGAGGTTCCGGTTTCACTCCGCTATGAGAAACTCTTTGGGTTTTGTAAGGGTTGTGGTAGTCTTTGCCATAAACACAAGGCCGGAGAGAAATGCCCGTTACGCAAGAAGAGCCCGGAGAGAAAGCGAGATATCAGAGATGGGGCAGGAGGACGATACGATGGGGAGAAGCATGAAGATCGGGCTCGTAGTTACAAGGGAGTTCTGCTCAACGGTAACGAGAGTTCACAGCCTAAGGGGAGAGAGACTCGTGATCACTATGGGAAGGGGAAAGGCAAGGTGCATGATGATAAGGAGGCGCAATGGGTTAAGGTAGCAGAGAAGGGGAACAGGTCAGGTTACAATAAGAAGGTATTCTACAATGGTAGTGGTGAAGGCTCTCGTCACAATGTTCGTGATGAGGAGCAGAGGGGAAGGGATCAGGGCGATGGTGGTGGAGTGAGCAATGGCAAAGCTTACACAAGCGGGACTAAAGATGATGGACCGGAAGAAGGAGAGATCAAGCTGGATGAAGCTTCTCCACAGCGCAGGATGGCGCAGAATACCCCGTCGCAAGAGCTTCAAGACGCGCTCTCTAACACACAGGCTGAAGGCACCGAGGTAATTTCGAACCTGATTGATATGGAAAAGGGTCTACAAACGGTTAGGGAAATGGTAGAAGAATTCGAGGAGGTAACCGATGATCATGTGATGGATATGGACGAGATTAAGGCTAGCATGCTTGAGCATGGAATTGATATGGATGCGGAGTTTGATGACCAGGAGTTCTCAGAGAGTTTTCTGGAAGAGGAGAGTAAAGAACAGGAAGAGGATTCAGGGGTTTTAGAGGCGGTGCTCGAGATGGGAGTTCCGCAGGATAACTTGGAGACAGTGGGACTTGCAGGCTTAGAAGTGGCAAAAACGGAGGGTACTCGTAAGCGGCTGTTCAAGCAACAGGGTGGAACGATGGGAAGCACTAAACTGAGAAATGCTACTGCTCTGCTCTCTCCACGCAAACGCGCTGCGGCTAAGACGGGTCCCCGTGCTGGGGGAGGTAACAAACGTACGGATGGGAGGGGCACATCAAACCCGAAAGAAGGAACTCAAGGCTTTAAATGATAGATTCGccattttatttaatgtgttgcCTGCAGGTGGTAGCCTGTGTTTCTggcttttttttcatttggtttTTAATAAGCTCTAGGAGCATTGCTGTTTTAAATGGTTGTcagtttgtttttgttatcGTTTGGTTCTGTTTGTGGGCGTCGGGTGTTTCCCGGCTTGGTTGTTTTGCAAGGAATAAAACTGGATACGTTCTTTATTTGGTTTGGTCAGGTTATTATGGTTCATGGAATAGAACAAACCTATTTACTGCTTGCTGTAATTTTATTGTTATGGGGTTAACATGCTGGtttcaattttattatgtaAGGAGAATGGCTTTATTACTAGCATGTTATA from Raphanus sativus cultivar WK10039 chromosome 8, ASM80110v3, whole genome shotgun sequence includes:
- the LOC108821794 gene encoding uncharacterized protein LOC108821794 translates to MSIKHVWFLMVVVGFVVSANAQLPQFPIPFPFPLPFQPSPGIPGLPDVAKCWSSVMNVPGCIIEIYTSILTGKFGHIGPACCKVFLEAEANCLPKVPIYPLFPLKEQC
- the LOC108820312 gene encoding uncharacterized protein LOC108820312, giving the protein MSIKHVWFLMVVVGFVVSANAQLPQFPIPFPFPLPFQPSPGIPGLPDVAKCWSSVMNVPGCIIEIYTSILTGKFGHIGPACCKAFLEAEANCLPKVPIYPLFPLKEQCSRVGSAAPPTTK